In Zobellia roscoffensis, the following are encoded in one genomic region:
- a CDS encoding SusD/RagB family nutrient-binding outer membrane lipoprotein has translation MKKNIIIALISLVALSCTNDLEELNVNKKDFAITTDASLFTSAQYKLFNQMTETSVNENIFRLVVQHWTETTYTDEANYDFKTRNIDEFHWETLYRDVLKNFKEAKSLVSGLPDVQTNKTATIELYEIYTYYVLVTSFGDIPYTEALDIDVLNPTFNTQEEVFNDLLDRLDNNVISKFVTGEVGFSASEDIVYNGDIEQWIKFANSLKLQMGMLLADSDPAKAQTVVNSAIEGGVFTSASDNMKIAFESAAPYTNPVYAALVLSGRDDYVPTNTIVDMMGSLNDPRRDDYFTLLNGEYVGGLPGELNSFARYSHVSDKIGKDPTLEAPLMTYYDVEFLLAEAVERGFTAGDAAEHYNNAITASIIYWGGTNVEADSYLGQASVAYATAEGDFKEKIGTQKWLALYNRGYESWTEWRRLDYPVLVAPEDAKTTNNLPPFRITYPDVELTLNEVNLKAAISNIGGDELETKLFWDKN, from the coding sequence ATGAAAAAAAATATAATAATAGCTCTTATCTCTTTAGTCGCACTTTCGTGTACTAATGATTTGGAAGAGCTGAACGTCAACAAAAAAGATTTTGCGATCACTACAGACGCATCTCTTTTTACAAGCGCACAGTACAAGTTGTTTAACCAAATGACAGAGACTAGTGTAAATGAGAACATTTTTCGGTTAGTTGTTCAACACTGGACCGAGACCACCTATACAGATGAGGCAAACTATGATTTCAAAACAAGAAATATAGATGAATTTCATTGGGAAACTTTATATAGAGATGTATTAAAGAATTTTAAAGAAGCAAAAAGTTTGGTTTCTGGCTTACCAGATGTGCAAACTAATAAAACTGCAACCATTGAGCTTTACGAAATCTATACCTACTACGTTCTTGTAACTTCCTTTGGTGATATTCCTTATACCGAAGCTTTAGATATAGATGTATTAAATCCTACTTTCAATACTCAAGAAGAAGTATTTAATGACCTACTTGATCGATTGGATAACAATGTAATTTCAAAATTCGTAACTGGTGAAGTTGGTTTCTCAGCTTCAGAAGACATTGTTTACAATGGAGATATTGAGCAATGGATAAAATTCGCCAATTCCTTAAAATTACAAATGGGAATGCTCTTAGCGGATTCTGATCCTGCTAAAGCACAAACTGTTGTAAATTCTGCTATAGAAGGCGGAGTTTTCACTTCAGCTAGCGACAATATGAAAATTGCTTTTGAAAGCGCAGCTCCTTATACAAATCCTGTATATGCAGCATTAGTACTATCAGGTCGTGATGATTATGTTCCTACAAATACTATTGTAGATATGATGGGTAGTTTAAACGACCCAAGAAGAGATGACTATTTTACCTTACTTAATGGTGAATATGTTGGAGGCTTACCTGGTGAATTAAACTCATTTGCAAGGTATTCTCACGTTTCCGACAAGATTGGTAAAGACCCAACTCTAGAGGCGCCGTTAATGACCTATTATGATGTTGAATTTTTATTAGCTGAAGCTGTAGAAAGAGGGTTTACAGCTGGTGATGCAGCTGAGCACTACAACAATGCAATTACTGCTTCCATAATCTATTGGGGAGGAACAAATGTAGAGGCAGACAGTTATTTAGGGCAAGCCTCTGTAGCCTATGCAACAGCCGAAGGAGATTTTAAGGAAAAAATAGGAACACAGAAATGGTTGGCCTTATACAATAGAGGTTATGAATCCTGGACCGAATGGAGAAGGTTAGACTACCCAGTATTAGTTGCTCCCGAGGATGCCAAAACAACTAACAATCTTCCTCCCTTTCGCATAACATATCCAGATGTTGAACTTACTTTAAATGAAGTTAACTTAAAAGCTGCTATTTCCAACATTGGCGGAGATGAATTAGAAACAAAGTTATTCTGGGATAAAAATTAA
- a CDS encoding SusC/RagA family TonB-linked outer membrane protein, which yields MRAKQKGLLTLFLALILQISFAQTKSITGTVSDQDGLPLPGVNIVVQGTTTGTQTDFDGNYAISASEGQVLVFSYIGYKNQTRAVGTSNAINLQMSEDAQALEEVVVTAFGSGDRNAKATVYANQTIKSEDLLSVPNKNALEALRGKSAGVNLSTASGSVGSSTKIVLRGSGSLTGNNNALIVIDGVAIDNTSSSGGAGSSTTGYSDFGNRFNDVNPDDIASVTILKGPSATSLYGSRGASGVVLITTKSGQGKKMQINYNGATSMETAIVSLQRQNKFGQGFDNASVDSGENWSWGPAFDGVVRPWTSPIDADGDGSLEALTRPYSAVRNQLQDFFNTGYTSTHNINISGSNDGFSYYASYGNTDQSGVLDNTSYKRNNITLKATAQLSDKLKSDFKVSYANVKQNTAQEGSRAFEGNNAYAMAVQSPVNIPLSELRDYTSPYHDIDGYWGSYSSVNPYYILNEYGNEADIDNVLANASLTYDFSENFSLLGRFGGNIVNTQTDIWTPTYTPAEQLVWTDGLEIATRNSKHSSLGEYINSNTKVENLDATVMANYNKEFGEDFKLTASAGYNFFQRTSKRLTGSTVGGLVVDGVYNLANSSQQSRSDMRRTKYQIYGVLGNATLGYKDAAFLELSARNDWSSTLPKDNNSFLYGAIGTSIVVTDLFNIENDVLSFAKLRASYGTSGKDADLYLLNSYFVGNPSIVDLGDFELFFPKDGVPGFTIGNTIGNPGLKPELTTTYEVGADLGFFKNRINLAYTYYHSIHDDQLVTISLPRSTGYTQTVSNIGKMENKGHELTLTLKPIQGLVKNFDFEVFGAYSKNENEVITITDDIDELNIGTFGFAAGTTVSQVAKEGLPYGTFKGNDFKRNDQGQVIVDGNTGFPVYTDEDVYLGNNQPDYLLNFGANFNYKGFGLRVLFDKRKGGLFASQTKYNTNFNGTNVNTTVYNRESFIFPNSIVDNGDGTFSENTVAITEQDYFTNYDPPVSTLLIDASYVKLREVELSYTFSNKLLEDTFLTNARISLFGKNLFYWLADENKYADPEVNGISTSTSGSVSTTGNAQGIETTQTPSSSSLGLNLQLSF from the coding sequence ATGAGAGCAAAACAAAAAGGATTGTTAACGCTGTTTTTGGCGTTAATCTTGCAGATTTCATTTGCGCAAACTAAATCGATTACCGGTACGGTATCAGACCAAGATGGTCTACCACTGCCGGGGGTTAACATTGTTGTTCAAGGTACCACAACCGGTACCCAAACAGATTTTGACGGTAACTATGCTATTTCAGCTAGCGAAGGTCAAGTATTAGTATTCTCTTACATCGGGTACAAAAACCAAACCCGAGCCGTTGGAACGTCCAACGCTATTAATCTTCAAATGTCAGAGGATGCTCAGGCTCTTGAAGAGGTTGTAGTAACTGCTTTTGGTTCCGGAGACCGAAATGCAAAAGCAACAGTTTATGCCAACCAAACAATAAAGTCAGAAGATTTACTTTCTGTACCTAACAAAAATGCTTTAGAAGCTTTACGAGGAAAATCTGCAGGGGTAAACCTAAGTACTGCTTCAGGTTCAGTTGGCTCTTCTACAAAAATTGTGTTAAGAGGTTCTGGCTCACTAACCGGTAATAACAATGCATTAATTGTTATTGATGGTGTTGCAATTGACAACACTTCCTCTTCTGGAGGTGCAGGGTCTTCCACAACGGGTTATTCGGATTTCGGGAACAGATTCAATGACGTCAATCCTGATGATATCGCATCTGTTACCATTTTAAAAGGCCCTTCTGCAACTTCGCTATATGGGTCTCGTGGTGCTTCTGGGGTAGTTCTTATTACCACCAAAAGCGGACAAGGTAAAAAGATGCAGATTAATTACAACGGGGCTACTTCAATGGAAACCGCGATTGTTAGTTTACAACGCCAAAATAAATTTGGACAAGGTTTTGATAATGCTAGTGTTGATTCTGGTGAAAACTGGTCTTGGGGCCCAGCTTTTGATGGTGTTGTAAGACCATGGACAAGCCCAATTGATGCTGACGGAGACGGCTCGTTAGAAGCCCTAACAAGACCATACAGTGCCGTAAGAAATCAATTGCAAGATTTCTTTAATACAGGGTACACCTCAACTCATAATATCAATATATCTGGATCTAATGATGGCTTTTCTTATTATGCATCATATGGTAATACTGATCAATCTGGTGTACTTGACAATACCTCTTATAAAAGAAATAACATCACCTTAAAAGCTACTGCACAATTAAGTGATAAACTTAAGTCGGATTTTAAAGTTAGTTACGCTAATGTTAAGCAAAATACAGCTCAAGAAGGGTCACGTGCTTTTGAAGGAAACAATGCATATGCGATGGCAGTGCAATCTCCTGTTAACATTCCGCTTAGTGAGTTAAGAGACTACACAAGCCCTTACCATGATATTGACGGGTATTGGGGATCTTATTCATCAGTTAACCCATATTATATTTTAAACGAATACGGAAACGAAGCAGACATCGATAACGTATTAGCTAACGCTTCCTTGACCTATGATTTTTCAGAAAATTTTTCATTGTTAGGTCGTTTTGGAGGTAATATTGTCAACACTCAAACTGATATATGGACGCCAACGTACACTCCAGCCGAACAATTAGTTTGGACCGACGGTTTAGAAATTGCAACTCGTAATTCCAAGCATAGTTCTTTAGGTGAATACATTAACTCCAATACTAAAGTAGAAAACCTTGATGCTACAGTAATGGCCAACTATAATAAAGAATTTGGTGAAGATTTTAAGCTTACAGCATCCGCAGGTTACAACTTCTTTCAAAGAACTAGTAAACGATTAACAGGGTCAACTGTAGGAGGTTTAGTAGTTGATGGCGTATACAATTTAGCCAATAGTAGTCAACAGTCTAGATCGGACATGAGAAGAACTAAATATCAAATATATGGTGTTTTAGGTAATGCCACGCTTGGCTACAAAGATGCTGCATTTTTGGAATTATCGGCCAGAAATGACTGGTCATCAACCCTACCAAAAGATAACAACTCATTCCTATATGGAGCGATTGGTACCTCTATAGTGGTAACAGATTTATTTAATATAGAAAATGATGTGTTAAGCTTTGCTAAACTTAGAGCTAGCTATGGTACTTCTGGTAAAGATGCTGATCTCTACTTATTAAACTCTTACTTTGTGGGTAATCCATCAATTGTAGATTTAGGTGATTTTGAACTCTTTTTCCCAAAGGATGGCGTACCCGGGTTTACAATTGGAAACACTATTGGCAATCCTGGTTTAAAACCAGAATTAACCACTACTTACGAAGTTGGTGCTGACCTAGGATTCTTTAAGAACAGAATTAACTTAGCATATACTTATTACCATTCTATCCATGATGATCAGCTTGTTACCATAAGCCTTCCACGTTCTACGGGGTACACTCAAACCGTAAGTAATATTGGTAAAATGGAGAACAAAGGACATGAACTTACTTTAACCTTAAAACCTATACAAGGGTTAGTTAAGAATTTTGATTTTGAGGTATTTGGAGCTTATTCTAAAAATGAAAATGAGGTTATTACCATTACAGACGACATAGACGAATTAAACATTGGTACTTTTGGATTCGCAGCTGGTACAACAGTTTCTCAAGTAGCTAAAGAAGGTTTGCCCTATGGTACTTTTAAAGGAAATGACTTCAAGAGAAATGATCAAGGTCAAGTTATTGTTGACGGCAATACCGGTTTCCCTGTATATACTGATGAAGATGTATACTTAGGAAATAACCAACCTGATTATTTACTTAATTTTGGAGCAAACTTCAATTATAAAGGATTTGGACTAAGAGTTTTGTTTGACAAGAGAAAAGGAGGTTTATTTGCATCTCAAACCAAATACAATACCAACTTTAATGGTACTAATGTTAATACCACAGTTTATAACAGAGAGTCTTTTATCTTTCCTAATTCTATAGTAGACAATGGAGATGGCACATTCTCCGAAAATACTGTAGCAATTACCGAGCAAGATTATTTCACTAATTATGACCCTCCAGTTTCTACGCTATTAATTGATGCGAGTTACGTAAAATTGAGAGAAGTGGAACTGAGTTACACCTTTTCTAACAAATTATTAGAAGATACCTTCCTTACTAATGCAAGAATATCGTTGTTTGGAAAAAACCTTTTTTACTGGTTAGCTGATGAAAATAAATATGCTGATCCTGAAGTTAATGGTATTAGTACCAGCACAAGTGGTAGTGTTAGCACAACAGGTAACGCTCAAGGTATTGAGACAACACAGACACCTTCTTCTAGTAGCTTAGGATTAAACTTACAATTGTCATTTTAA
- a CDS encoding SusD/RagB family nutrient-binding outer membrane lipoprotein, which translates to MRNKINIFLILLLTLGASCSESLEEINVDPNTFPSAGDPQVLSSAIGFMGYVVENDLNYSSSFLWSQYYTWGIGVSIGNDERYVSVAGDFNGYWQRAYANSLVDLNYITNNSESPAYRGIANVLKAHLFQGLVDHFGDVPFTEAISGAIEDGSILTPNSESAESTIYPGLISMLDAALTDFELAEDGIVGEDDFIYNGDITKWTKFANSLKLRILMRTSETSPQGAAIQSLINSGTFIETTDDMPFIPYSGATGDQNPMYARAEFGVGMFYFASNATLNLLESLNDPRAEVLYTKATSGTFEGALHGIDQGTIDNEDFTSPASDYSLASEYAYGDSKPVILMSPWEVWFLRAEADARYTTSDDAATAFSTAIELNFSYMEVADAATYISSLDFAGAATLDDQIDLIAVQKWISLNGTQEDEGWIETRRFDRPASRLFTDGIFQTPPLSVLNSGTFPSSWLYPESERSLNPNAPAQRSITDAIFWDN; encoded by the coding sequence ATGAGGAACAAAATAAACATATTTCTTATTCTCTTATTAACTCTTGGCGCTTCATGTAGTGAAAGCTTAGAAGAGATTAATGTAGACCCAAACACTTTCCCATCTGCTGGAGATCCGCAGGTTTTAAGCTCCGCTATTGGTTTTATGGGATACGTAGTTGAAAACGACTTAAACTATAGCTCATCATTCTTGTGGAGCCAATATTACACTTGGGGTATTGGTGTTTCAATTGGAAATGATGAACGTTATGTATCCGTAGCTGGGGATTTTAATGGCTATTGGCAACGAGCATATGCAAACTCACTTGTTGATTTAAACTATATAACTAACAATAGTGAATCTCCTGCATATAGAGGTATAGCCAATGTACTTAAAGCTCATTTGTTTCAAGGTTTAGTTGACCATTTTGGTGATGTTCCATTTACTGAAGCTATTTCAGGTGCTATTGAAGATGGTTCTATCTTAACTCCCAATTCTGAATCTGCTGAATCAACTATTTACCCAGGTTTAATTAGCATGTTGGATGCGGCATTAACTGATTTTGAATTAGCTGAAGATGGTATAGTTGGAGAAGACGATTTTATCTATAATGGTGATATTACAAAATGGACGAAATTTGCGAATTCCTTGAAATTAAGAATCTTAATGAGAACTTCGGAAACTAGTCCTCAGGGTGCTGCAATCCAGAGCCTAATCAATAGTGGAACCTTTATAGAGACTACTGATGATATGCCATTTATACCATATTCTGGAGCTACCGGAGATCAAAATCCAATGTACGCAAGAGCGGAATTTGGAGTAGGTATGTTTTATTTCGCTAGTAATGCAACATTAAATTTACTTGAATCATTAAATGACCCTAGAGCTGAAGTATTATATACTAAAGCAACTAGCGGAACATTTGAAGGGGCATTACACGGAATAGACCAAGGTACAATAGACAACGAAGATTTTACATCTCCAGCGTCTGATTATAGTTTAGCTTCTGAATATGCGTATGGAGATTCAAAGCCAGTTATCTTAATGAGTCCTTGGGAAGTATGGTTTTTAAGGGCTGAAGCTGATGCAAGATATACCACAAGTGATGATGCCGCAACAGCATTTTCTACGGCCATTGAATTAAACTTTAGCTATATGGAAGTTGCTGACGCTGCTACTTACATCAGTTCTTTAGATTTTGCTGGAGCAGCAACTTTAGATGACCAAATTGATTTGATAGCTGTACAAAAATGGATATCTCTTAATGGTACTCAAGAGGACGAAGGATGGATTGAAACTCGAAGATTTGATAGACCTGCTAGTAGATTATTTACTGATGGAATTTTTCAAACTCCCCCATTATCTGTTTTAAATAGCGGAACCTTCCCTTCTTCATGGTTATATCCAGAGTCTGAGAGAAGTTTAAATCCAAATGCACCTGCACAAAGAAGCATTACAGATGCTATATTTTGGGATAACTAA
- a CDS encoding lipid-binding protein: protein MDYKISKKLSYLFLSFALISSFISCDQVESEPDDSDILISEVTGKWVVDMIYNGDPQGTNTISIYNTGANDTDMMWIDDLEHSWGLKAKTPLNFEALTFGGSDLDELYFDVTVTISEGKIVKGGATTPSGDVVDSISFKAEFSDIPGEIWEYSGYKSTAKINDLP, encoded by the coding sequence ATGGATTATAAAATATCAAAAAAATTAAGCTACTTATTTCTAAGTTTTGCTTTAATAAGTTCTTTTATATCTTGTGACCAAGTTGAATCAGAGCCTGATGATAGTGATATACTTATTAGTGAGGTTACTGGCAAATGGGTCGTAGATATGATATATAACGGGGATCCACAGGGTACAAATACTATTAGTATTTATAACACCGGAGCTAACGACACAGACATGATGTGGATAGATGATTTAGAACATAGTTGGGGTCTAAAAGCTAAAACTCCGTTAAATTTTGAAGCATTAACCTTTGGCGGTTCAGATTTAGATGAACTCTACTTTGATGTAACAGTAACTATCTCCGAAGGTAAAATTGTTAAAGGAGGTGCTACCACACCCAGTGGTGATGTGGTAGACAGTATTTCTTTTAAAGCAGAATTTTCTGATATTCCAGGTGAAATCTGGGAGTATTCCGGATATAAAAGCACAGCTAAAATTAACGATTTACCTTAA
- the rlmB gene encoding 23S rRNA (guanosine(2251)-2'-O)-methyltransferase RlmB: MDKTTQIYGIRAVIEAINANEPIDKVFVQKGLKGDLSRELEGLIRKNGINCSYVPIEKLNRLTQNNHQGVVANISPITFYELEELVEAVIEDKKAPLFLLLDQLSDVRNFGAIIRTAECTGVDGIIIQKKGAAPVTADTIKTSAGAAFKVPIAKVDHIKDAVYYLQASGISVIGATEKTETSVYDVNFSGPSAIIMGSEDRGISPSTLKAADHLAKLPLLGEIESLNVSVACAVFLYEAVRQRTTNKS; this comes from the coding sequence ATGGACAAAACAACACAGATTTACGGTATACGCGCGGTCATAGAAGCTATAAATGCTAATGAACCCATAGACAAAGTATTTGTCCAAAAAGGCCTTAAGGGTGATTTATCGCGTGAACTTGAAGGATTGATTCGGAAAAACGGAATTAACTGCTCTTATGTACCTATTGAGAAATTAAACCGGTTGACACAAAACAACCACCAAGGCGTTGTTGCCAATATTTCTCCTATTACTTTTTATGAGCTTGAAGAACTAGTTGAAGCCGTCATTGAAGATAAGAAAGCTCCTTTATTTTTATTACTAGATCAACTATCTGATGTCCGTAATTTTGGAGCCATCATCAGAACTGCAGAATGTACTGGAGTTGATGGTATTATTATTCAGAAAAAAGGAGCCGCTCCCGTAACTGCGGATACCATTAAAACTTCTGCTGGTGCCGCTTTTAAAGTTCCTATCGCTAAAGTAGACCATATCAAAGATGCGGTTTATTATTTACAGGCAAGTGGAATTAGCGTAATTGGTGCCACAGAGAAAACGGAAACCTCGGTTTATGATGTTAATTTTTCTGGCCCGTCGGCCATAATAATGGGGTCTGAAGATAGAGGCATCTCCCCCTCTACTTTAAAAGCTGCAGACCATCTCGCAAAATTACCTTTGTTAGGTGAGATTGAGTCTCTCAATGTTTCTGTGGCCTGTGCCGTGTTTTTGTACGAGGCAGTAAGACAAAGAACTACAAACAAATCTTAA
- a CDS encoding rhomboid family intramembrane serine protease encodes MSENIYFKFTNSVVIAPLLAVITIWAVFWVELRFKINLNDYGVYPQRVSGLKGIVFSPFIHGSLEHLYNNTIPLAVLTASLFYFYRSIAFRVLLTGILISGFFTWAIGRPSYHIGASGVIYLLASFIFFKGIFTKHYRLVALSLVVVFIYGSMLWYIFPVEDGISWEGHLGGFLGGLLLAFVLKTEVPPVKKYDWEKEDYDEEADAFLRQFDENGNFIEKAPEEEIPLDTARITYHFKENKDSDSLE; translated from the coding sequence ATGTCCGAAAACATCTATTTTAAATTTACGAATAGTGTTGTAATTGCCCCATTGTTGGCAGTGATTACTATATGGGCCGTTTTTTGGGTTGAATTACGTTTTAAAATCAACCTAAATGATTACGGTGTATACCCCCAACGAGTTTCGGGCTTAAAAGGTATTGTATTCAGTCCGTTTATTCATGGTTCGCTGGAACACCTGTATAATAATACCATTCCTTTGGCAGTTTTGACTGCCTCATTGTTTTATTTCTATAGGAGTATTGCTTTTCGGGTACTCCTGACAGGAATTTTAATCTCCGGTTTTTTTACTTGGGCAATTGGTAGGCCTTCTTATCATATTGGTGCAAGTGGTGTTATTTACCTTTTGGCCAGTTTTATATTTTTTAAGGGGATTTTTACAAAACACTATAGGTTAGTAGCTTTATCCTTGGTTGTAGTGTTTATTTATGGAAGTATGCTTTGGTATATTTTTCCTGTAGAAGATGGTATTTCTTGGGAAGGACATTTAGGCGGCTTTCTTGGAGGGCTTTTGTTGGCATTTGTGCTAAAGACAGAAGTACCACCCGTAAAAAAATACGATTGGGAAAAAGAAGATTATGACGAAGAAGCAGATGCGTTTTTGCGGCAATTTGATGAAAACGGTAATTTCATTGAAAAAGCACCTGAAGAAGAAATTCCCCTGGATACAGCTCGGATTACATACCACTTCAAAGAAAATAAAGATAGTGACTCACTAGAATAG
- a CDS encoding replication-associated recombination protein A has translation MNEPLAERIRPKTLEDYISQNHLVGKEGSLTNQIKRGIIPSLILWGPPGTGKTTLANIIATESERPFYVLSAINSGVKDIREVIEKAKKSGGLFTAKNPILFIDEIHRFSKSQQDSLLAAVEKGWVTLIGATTENPSFEVIPALLSRCQVYILNAFGKDDLENLLKRAIKEDKYLKSKKIDLKETEALMRLSGGDGRKLLNIFELVVNSEPGDTIEITDKLVMSKVQKNTVLYDKTGEQHYDIVSAFIKSIRGSDPNGAVYWLARMIEGGEDIKFIARRLLISASEDIGLANPTALVIANNAFQAVTTIGYPEASIILSQCAVYLATSPKSNASYMAIKKAQQKVRETGDLSVPLPLRNAPTKLMKDLGYGAEYQYAHDYENNFVNAEFLPEELSGTPFYEPGNNSRENAIKEFLKNRWKGKYDH, from the coding sequence ATGAACGAACCTTTAGCGGAACGAATTCGCCCTAAAACTTTAGAAGACTATATTAGCCAGAACCATTTGGTAGGTAAAGAAGGCTCTTTAACCAACCAGATTAAAAGGGGCATTATTCCCTCCCTTATTCTGTGGGGGCCTCCTGGAACGGGTAAAACCACTTTGGCGAATATAATCGCAACCGAGAGTGAGCGTCCGTTCTATGTATTGAGTGCTATTAACAGCGGAGTTAAAGATATTCGTGAGGTCATAGAAAAGGCAAAGAAAAGTGGAGGGCTATTCACCGCAAAAAATCCGATTTTATTTATTGATGAAATACATCGTTTTAGCAAATCACAACAAGATTCGCTTTTAGCAGCTGTTGAGAAGGGTTGGGTTACCTTAATCGGCGCCACTACAGAAAACCCAAGTTTTGAGGTAATTCCTGCACTCCTATCACGTTGTCAAGTTTATATTCTGAATGCTTTTGGAAAGGATGATTTAGAGAACCTTCTTAAAAGAGCCATTAAAGAGGATAAATACCTGAAATCAAAAAAAATAGATTTAAAAGAGACCGAAGCGCTTATGCGACTCTCCGGTGGCGATGGGAGAAAATTACTGAATATTTTTGAGCTGGTTGTAAACTCCGAACCTGGAGATACTATAGAAATTACGGATAAGCTTGTTATGAGCAAGGTTCAAAAAAACACAGTCCTTTATGATAAAACAGGGGAGCAGCATTACGATATTGTCTCTGCCTTTATAAAGTCTATCCGCGGAAGCGACCCAAATGGTGCCGTTTACTGGCTAGCAAGAATGATCGAAGGTGGAGAAGATATAAAATTCATTGCCCGTAGGCTTCTTATTTCAGCTTCCGAAGATATTGGCCTTGCCAACCCTACCGCATTGGTTATAGCAAATAATGCTTTCCAAGCTGTTACCACAATAGGATATCCCGAGGCCAGTATAATTCTCAGTCAGTGTGCTGTTTACTTAGCTACATCTCCAAAAAGTAATGCCAGTTATATGGCCATTAAAAAGGCGCAACAAAAAGTTAGGGAAACCGGAGATCTCTCCGTACCCCTGCCCTTGCGGAACGCTCCTACCAAATTAATGAAAGACCTTGGATATGGGGCAGAATACCAATATGCCCATGACTACGAGAATAACTTTGTGAATGCAGAATTCCTTCCTGAAGAATTATCTGGGACTCCATTTTATGAGCCCGGCAACAATTCGCGTGAAAATGCCATCAAGGAATTTTTAAAAAATAGATGGAAAGGCAAGTATGACCATTAA
- a CDS encoding DUF5723 family protein: MRFSNLLSLVLFWTCLAMFGQNKQLLYDFVEIPQSAMVNPGVDTDFQWYAGVPLLSGLSLQAGSSGLSVNDIFASDGLDINDKIRERAIFGMNARDEMSGTFQIEFLNFGFRGKNPDNFYTAGMYIEGDAIGYWFQDYAILAFEGNADKLNQPFDLSHLKTRGELMNVFHIGLNKKIDNELTIGIRGKLYSSIFDFNSTKNKGTFITKEGVNNIYSSTVEADMQLRTSGLNGLKDAVDDGTVGSTITKRAFFGGNLGVGVDLGFTYQLSDQMVLTGSLLDLGFIYHSKDIKNYTLNGKATIEGIEIILPDAAADPNADFWQNLVDDVEGFVPFDDNTDSYIAFRPTKLYGSLRYNFGEHVDNRANCACGVNASSNRARAKYVNSVGGQLYVINRPRGPQMALTGFYQRRFGNFMTIKTTYTIDKFSYSNVGLGLSLQAGPVNIYAMADNLLSYGNLADSNYASFQLGLNIISWGKK, encoded by the coding sequence ATGAGATTCTCCAACCTACTTTCTTTAGTCCTTTTTTGGACGTGCCTAGCCATGTTCGGGCAAAATAAGCAGCTGCTATATGATTTTGTTGAGATTCCTCAATCTGCCATGGTTAACCCAGGTGTAGATACAGATTTTCAATGGTATGCAGGGGTGCCCTTATTGTCTGGATTGTCACTTCAAGCAGGTTCTAGCGGACTCTCCGTGAACGATATTTTTGCTAGTGACGGACTAGATATCAATGATAAAATAAGAGAGCGCGCCATTTTTGGAATGAATGCGCGCGATGAGATGAGCGGTACTTTTCAAATAGAATTTCTAAACTTTGGTTTCCGTGGAAAAAACCCGGATAATTTCTACACTGCAGGAATGTATATTGAAGGTGATGCTATTGGCTATTGGTTTCAAGATTATGCCATTTTAGCCTTTGAAGGAAATGCGGACAAACTTAACCAACCTTTTGATTTGAGCCATCTGAAGACCAGAGGTGAGTTAATGAACGTATTTCACATCGGTTTAAATAAAAAAATTGATAATGAGCTTACCATAGGGATAAGGGGAAAATTGTATTCCAGTATTTTCGATTTCAATTCAACAAAAAATAAAGGAACTTTTATTACCAAAGAAGGCGTAAACAATATTTATTCCAGTACGGTGGAGGCCGACATGCAATTGCGTACGTCAGGACTTAACGGATTAAAAGATGCCGTTGATGACGGCACGGTGGGTAGTACCATTACAAAAAGAGCTTTTTTTGGCGGGAATCTTGGAGTAGGAGTTGATCTAGGGTTTACCTATCAGTTGAGCGATCAAATGGTCCTTACTGGTAGTCTTTTGGATTTAGGCTTTATATACCATTCAAAAGACATTAAAAATTACACGCTAAACGGAAAAGCTACAATAGAAGGAATTGAAATTATTTTACCCGACGCAGCTGCTGATCCCAATGCGGATTTTTGGCAAAATCTGGTTGATGATGTAGAAGGTTTTGTTCCGTTTGATGACAATACGGATAGTTATATAGCCTTTAGACCTACTAAATTATATGGTTCCTTACGTTACAATTTTGGCGAGCATGTAGATAACAGGGCAAACTGTGCTTGTGGCGTTAATGCCTCCAGCAACCGTGCGCGGGCTAAATACGTAAACAGTGTTGGTGGGCAATTGTATGTTATAAATAGGCCTAGAGGTCCCCAAATGGCCTTAACCGGGTTTTATCAAAGACGATTTGGTAACTTTATGACTATTAAAACAACCTATACCATCGATAAGTTCTCTTATTCAAATGTGGGTCTGGGCCTTTCTCTACAAGCAGGACCAGTAAATATTTATGCTATGGCCGATAATTTGTTATCGTACGGCAATTTGGCAGATAGTAATTATGCTTCTTTTCAGTTAGGATTAAATATCATATCTTGGGGCAAGAAATGA